From a single Marmota flaviventris isolate mMarFla1 chromosome 5 unlocalized genomic scaffold, mMarFla1.hap1 SUPER_5_unloc_1, whole genome shotgun sequence genomic region:
- the LOC139703622 gene encoding olfactory receptor 2L13-like: MERWNETSNDFTLLGLFPQNQTGLLLLLLIIFVFVLACLGNSGMTALIFLDPRLHTPMYFLLSQLSLMDLMYISSTVPKMAINLLSGQKSISFLGCGVQSFFFLTMAGSEGLILASMAYDRFVAICHPLHYPIRMSKRMCLKMILGSWTLGSINSVSHTFYILHLPYCRSRAINHFFCDVPAMVHLACMDTWVYEYMVFVSTVVFLLLPFLGITVSYGRVLYAVFHMRSKEGRKKAFATCSTHLTVVTFYYAPFVYTYLRPKTLCSPAEDKILAVFYTILTPMLNPIIYSLRNKEVLGAMGRVCGMFSPRKE, from the coding sequence ATGGAAAGATGGAATGAAACTTCAAATGATTTTACTTTATTGGGGTTGTTTCCTCAAAACCAAACTGGCCTACTTCTCTTGCTCCTGATCATCTTTGTGTTTGTTCTCGCCTGTTTGGGGAACTCAGGGATGACTGCCCTCATCTTCTTGGACCCACGGCTCCACACTCCCATGTACTTTctcctcagccagctctccctcatGGACCTGATGTATATTTCCTCCACGGTCCCCAAGATGGCCATCAACTTACTCTCTGGCCAGAAGAGCATCTCCTTCCTGGGCTGTGGTGTGCAAAGCTTCTTCTTCCTGACCATGGCTGGATCAGAAGGTTTAATCCTGGcctccatggcctatgaccgctttgtggccatctgccacccccTCCACTACCCCATCCGCATGAGTAAAAGGATGTGTTTGAAGATGATCCTGGGGTCCTGGACACTGGGCTCCATCAACTCTGTTTCACACACTTTTTACATCCTTCATCTTCCTTACTGCAGGTCTAGGGCCATCAACCACTTTTTCTGTGATGTCCCAGCCATGGTTCATCTGGCCTGTATGGACACCTGGGTCTATGAGTACATGGTGTTTGTGAGCACAGTTgtgtttctcctccttcctttccttggtATTACTGTTTCCTATGGACGGGTCCTTTATGCTGTCTTCCACATGCGCTCaaaagaggggagaaaaaaggCCTTCGCCACATGCTCCACACATTTAACCGTGGTGACATTTTACTATGCTCCTTTTGTCTACACTTATCTCCGTCCCAAGACTCTCTGCTCCCCAGCAGAGGATAAGATCCTTGCAGTCTTCTACACCATCCTCACCCCCATGCTCAATCccatcatctacagcctgaggaacaaggaggtgCTGGGGGCCATGGGAAGAGTGTGTGGGATGTTCTCCCCCAGGAAGGAGTGA